In Candidatus Methanomethylophilus alvi Mx1201, a genomic segment contains:
- the radA gene encoding DNA repair and recombination protein RadA, with protein MAEKTLEDIPGVGPAIADKLREAGYTEIMAIAVAAPKDLAETCEIGEKKAMDIIEGAKLVADIGGFETGDVIQQRRAAVSKLTTGSKAFDELLGGGLESQSITEFFGEFGSCKTQVCFQLAVNATLPEEKGGLDSDVIIIDTENTFRPERITQMCNYLGVDPDETLKRIHIARAFNSQHQVLLVDKALELAKDIKVRLMIVDSLTSHFRSEYLGRGALAERQQILNRHMHDLLNFATVNNAVIAVTNQVASKPDAFFGDPTRPIGGHVVGHTATFRIYLRKGKAGKRIARLIDSPNMPEGEAVFMVTENGITD; from the coding sequence ATGGCTGAGAAGACCCTTGAAGACATACCGGGCGTAGGACCCGCGATCGCAGACAAACTCCGCGAAGCAGGGTACACCGAGATAATGGCCATCGCGGTGGCCGCACCCAAGGACCTCGCCGAGACCTGCGAGATCGGAGAGAAGAAAGCGATGGACATCATCGAAGGCGCGAAACTCGTGGCGGACATCGGCGGCTTCGAGACCGGTGACGTGATCCAGCAGAGGCGTGCGGCCGTATCCAAGCTGACCACCGGATCCAAGGCGTTCGACGAACTCCTCGGCGGCGGTCTGGAAAGCCAATCCATAACGGAGTTCTTCGGGGAGTTCGGAAGCTGCAAGACCCAGGTCTGTTTCCAGCTGGCGGTCAACGCCACACTCCCGGAGGAGAAGGGAGGACTGGACTCCGACGTGATCATCATCGATACGGAGAACACGTTCAGGCCCGAGAGGATCACGCAGATGTGCAACTACCTCGGAGTGGACCCCGACGAGACCCTCAAGAGGATCCACATAGCCAGAGCATTCAACTCCCAGCACCAGGTCCTGCTCGTAGACAAGGCCCTGGAACTGGCCAAGGACATAAAGGTCAGGCTCATGATAGTCGACTCCCTGACATCCCACTTCAGATCAGAATATCTGGGAAGGGGGGCTCTCGCGGAGAGACAGCAGATCCTCAACCGCCACATGCACGACCTCCTGAACTTCGCCACGGTCAACAATGCCGTCATCGCAGTCACCAACCAGGTAGCATCCAAGCCGGATGCGTTCTTCGGAGACCCTACCAGGCCTATAGGAGGACATGTGGTGGGCCACACTGCCACATTCCGCATATACCTCAGGAAGGGAAAGGCCGGAAAGAGGATAGCCAGACTTATCGACTCTCCCAACATGCCCGAGGGAGAGGCTGTATTCATGGTGACCGAAAACGGTATTACGGACTGA
- the cca gene encoding CCA tRNA nucleotidyltransferase, giving the protein MTIEDDVLARIRPTEEERRHIKHAADELRGKVQEYIDREGIDAEIRFVGSYSKDTYLSDPDIDLFVLFPTSIPRAELERVGLKMGDDILHGIRMFSEHPYTRGRYDGVDVDLVPSYHIESTDKLQTAVDRTPFHTRYVLENMSVDQRDQVRLLKKFMKGIGTYGAEPNTRGFSGYLCELLIIKYGSFRGVLEAAASEWREGTAIEIKERGPPMIGPLIVYDPVDKKRNVASAVHLDTLALFIAAAKDYLVEPSVNFFFPRKRTPLTVEELEEKASIHGSRILTVTFNRPDAVEDNLYSQLWKTQYALIKKLDDFDFNVLRAVHSMDEKHMVIAFELDRDVLSKTCKHVGPPIFVRAAESFLRKWKNNEYGAPFIEDGAWCVIVERMYFSAVEMLEEEASLAGIGREIDPESMKIRGHEASITNIDPLLLTELMDPVLSWKIV; this is encoded by the coding sequence ATGACTATCGAGGACGATGTACTCGCAAGAATAAGACCCACCGAGGAGGAGAGGCGCCACATAAAGCACGCCGCCGACGAACTCCGCGGAAAGGTCCAGGAGTACATCGACAGGGAAGGGATAGATGCGGAGATCCGTTTCGTGGGATCATACTCCAAAGACACCTACCTTTCCGACCCCGATATAGACCTTTTCGTCCTATTCCCCACCTCGATCCCCCGTGCCGAACTGGAGAGGGTGGGACTGAAGATGGGTGACGACATCCTCCACGGGATCCGCATGTTCTCAGAACACCCGTACACCCGCGGGAGATATGACGGGGTGGATGTCGACCTGGTACCCAGCTATCACATAGAAAGCACCGATAAACTCCAGACGGCCGTAGACAGGACACCGTTCCATACCAGGTATGTGCTGGAGAACATGAGCGTCGACCAGAGGGACCAGGTGAGGCTCCTGAAGAAGTTCATGAAAGGGATCGGGACATACGGGGCGGAACCCAACACCCGCGGATTCTCCGGATACCTGTGCGAACTCCTGATCATAAAATACGGCTCCTTCAGAGGAGTTCTGGAGGCCGCGGCATCGGAATGGAGGGAAGGTACCGCCATCGAGATCAAGGAAAGAGGACCCCCTATGATAGGTCCCCTCATCGTATATGACCCGGTGGACAAGAAGCGCAATGTCGCATCGGCCGTCCACCTGGATACGCTGGCACTGTTCATAGCCGCGGCCAAGGACTACCTCGTGGAACCGTCGGTCAACTTCTTCTTCCCTAGGAAAAGGACCCCGCTGACGGTCGAGGAGCTCGAGGAGAAGGCGTCCATACACGGGTCGAGGATACTGACCGTCACATTCAACAGACCCGATGCCGTAGAGGACAACCTCTACTCCCAACTGTGGAAGACCCAGTATGCCCTGATAAAGAAGTTGGACGATTTCGACTTCAACGTCCTGAGGGCCGTGCACAGCATGGATGAGAAACACATGGTCATAGCCTTCGAGTTGGACCGCGACGTCCTGTCCAAGACCTGCAAGCACGTCGGTCCCCCGATATTCGTAAGGGCGGCCGAATCATTCCTCAGGAAATGGAAGAACAACGAATACGGGGCACCGTTCATAGAGGACGGCGCATGGTGCGTGATCGTCGAGAGGATGTATTTCTCCGCAGTGGAAATGCTCGAGGAAGAGGCCTCCCTCGCAGGCATAGGGAGGGAGATCGACCCCGAATCCATGAAGATCCGCGGCCATGAGGCATCCATAACAAACATAGACCCCTTGCTTCTGACGGAATTGATGGATCCCGTACTCAGCTGGAAAATCGTCTGA
- a CDS encoding MBL fold metallo-hydrolase, with translation MTFRITFLGTGGGRHTSMFQTRCTGGMLIEHGDPVMRMHVDPGPGALTQMRRIRYDVGSTDSVVISHAHPDHYSDGPCVIEGMTRGGWVKRGHLYGSPTVIEGEGGLGPCLSPYHLGLPISSTAFRPGDVLDIDGQRVEICRARHSDPTNVGFRFDTPFGVVSYVSDTDYDEDIGRQYIGSRVLILPVTTPHNNRINYHMCTDTAIEMVDLVKPELCIFTHLGIVMIEEGPDAQAEMCQNATGVRTVAGKDLMVLDVGEDLELSQARTYDGEWIPEWAPKLPEKYRDGGQKGNF, from the coding sequence ATGACCTTCCGTATAACGTTCCTCGGTACCGGGGGCGGCAGACATACATCGATGTTCCAAACGCGCTGCACCGGCGGCATGCTCATCGAACACGGGGACCCCGTCATGCGCATGCATGTGGACCCGGGACCCGGGGCACTGACCCAGATGCGCAGGATACGCTACGATGTGGGCTCCACGGACTCCGTGGTGATATCACACGCCCACCCGGACCACTATTCCGACGGACCGTGCGTTATCGAGGGGATGACCCGCGGCGGCTGGGTGAAGAGAGGACACCTCTACGGAAGCCCCACCGTCATAGAGGGGGAGGGAGGATTGGGCCCGTGTCTCTCCCCATACCATCTGGGTCTTCCCATATCGAGCACCGCTTTCCGTCCCGGGGACGTGCTCGATATAGACGGACAGAGGGTGGAGATATGCCGTGCCAGACACAGCGACCCGACGAACGTCGGGTTCCGTTTCGACACCCCCTTCGGAGTGGTCTCCTATGTGAGCGACACTGACTACGACGAGGATATCGGAAGGCAGTACATCGGCAGCAGGGTGCTCATACTGCCGGTGACCACCCCCCACAACAACCGCATCAACTACCACATGTGCACGGACACCGCGATAGAGATGGTGGACCTGGTCAAGCCGGAACTCTGCATATTCACCCATCTGGGTATCGTGATGATAGAAGAAGGCCCTGACGCCCAGGCCGAAATGTGCCAGAATGCCACAGGCGTACGCACGGTGGCCGGAAAGGACCTCATGGTCCTCGACGTGGGAGAGGATCTGGAACTGTCGCAGGCCAGGACCTACGACGGTGAATGGATCCCGGAATGGGCACCCAAACTCCCGGAAAAATACAGGGACGGCGGACAAAAGGGAAATTTTTAA
- a CDS encoding amidohydrolase family protein has translation MITVFRDAWIVTQNAKREVLKGDLVVDGERIVSVGPKYNGTADEEIDCAGDVLIPGLINTHTHVAMSVMKGVVDDLLFPDFLNKVFKIDADRTDRDLEVGTKLGCAEMMMSGTTTFMDLYYSEDVIAKATQEAGIRGVCCWCCLDEDKTTQKGNPVDNCRHFYQKFKNERKIVPGVGLQGVYVCNEETCTEAKAFSDEVGAPINMHLSETRGEVNDHKKATGMRPAEWLSHIGVLGPRVVAAHSAWLTMNEVRLMGEAGMSISSCPVSNMKLATGGVAPVPEFEKYGVNVSLGTDGNTTNNSLDMISEMKMLGLLQKSSRWDPTVTPAQDLLDIVTVNGAKAIGMQDSLGSLEAGKYADVVVLDGKMANLRPLLPENIVANLAYSLSQANVKTVMCQGDIVVRDRVCTTMDVAAVADESEDIWKTLCLR, from the coding sequence ATGATAACGGTCTTCAGGGATGCGTGGATCGTCACGCAGAATGCGAAGAGGGAAGTTCTGAAAGGGGATCTCGTGGTGGACGGGGAGAGGATCGTCTCCGTCGGTCCCAAGTACAACGGTACCGCCGACGAGGAGATCGACTGTGCGGGGGACGTTTTGATCCCCGGACTCATAAACACCCACACGCATGTTGCGATGTCCGTCATGAAGGGAGTGGTGGACGACCTCCTGTTCCCGGATTTCCTGAACAAGGTTTTCAAGATAGACGCCGACCGTACGGACAGGGATCTGGAGGTCGGTACGAAGCTCGGCTGTGCCGAGATGATGATGTCCGGAACGACGACGTTCATGGACCTCTACTATTCCGAGGATGTCATCGCCAAGGCGACCCAGGAGGCGGGGATAAGGGGTGTCTGCTGCTGGTGCTGCCTGGATGAGGACAAGACGACCCAGAAGGGCAACCCTGTGGACAACTGTAGGCATTTCTATCAGAAGTTCAAAAACGAGAGGAAGATCGTTCCCGGAGTGGGCCTTCAGGGAGTCTATGTGTGCAACGAGGAGACATGTACGGAGGCGAAGGCGTTCTCCGACGAGGTGGGCGCCCCCATAAACATGCATCTGTCGGAGACCCGCGGAGAGGTCAACGACCACAAGAAGGCGACCGGCATGAGGCCGGCCGAGTGGCTCTCCCACATAGGGGTCCTCGGGCCCAGGGTGGTCGCCGCACATTCCGCATGGCTCACGATGAACGAGGTCCGTCTGATGGGGGAGGCGGGGATGTCCATCTCGTCCTGTCCCGTGTCCAATATGAAGCTGGCCACAGGAGGGGTCGCACCCGTCCCGGAGTTCGAGAAGTATGGTGTCAACGTATCATTGGGTACCGACGGCAACACGACCAACAACAGTCTCGACATGATCTCGGAGATGAAGATGCTGGGTCTTCTTCAGAAATCCAGCAGATGGGATCCGACCGTCACGCCTGCCCAGGACCTTCTGGACATAGTCACCGTGAACGGGGCCAAGGCGATCGGTATGCAGGATTCCCTCGGATCCCTGGAGGCGGGGAAGTATGCGGACGTCGTGGTCCTGGATGGTAAGATGGCCAACCTGAGACCTCTCCTTCCCGAGAACATAGTCGCCAACCTCGCATATTCCCTATCCCAGGCCAATGTCAAGACCGTGATGTGCCAGGGGGACATCGTGGTCCGCGACAGGGTATGTACGACCATGGACGTGGCCGCCGTGGCGGACGAGTCCGAAGACATCTGGAAGACGCTATGCCTAAGGTGA
- a CDS encoding PHP domain-containing protein produces MPKVNIKSNRVLFGPPDYSSLSEMGYMFADMHFHTNCSDSFTDVMDAVALARMRGTGVAITDHNLIASAVKVADKKDVFVIPGIEVSTSDGPHILMYFYETRDMSAFWRKYIRPNLQSCPWLALKDMSTEKLLYTIEQEDIHCVVSAAHPLGYFGTNKGVEICIEKGYLSEDIVKMLDAYEVICSGMTHSSNLRALAAAEQYGLSYTGGTDGHMLEEVGNVITAVQASNREEFLDGIKGGYSLVIGQEKSVIKKAKMGSESFVRFMEHAPSAFYVQTRSGVRSIRRSGSKIGSKIKDRIRNQGPRRRG; encoded by the coding sequence ATGCCTAAGGTGAATATAAAGAGCAACAGGGTCCTCTTCGGGCCTCCCGACTACAGTTCCCTATCGGAGATGGGGTACATGTTCGCAGACATGCACTTCCATACCAACTGCTCCGATTCTTTCACCGACGTGATGGACGCGGTAGCTTTAGCACGGATGCGCGGGACGGGTGTCGCGATAACCGATCACAACCTCATAGCATCGGCGGTCAAGGTGGCCGACAAGAAGGACGTGTTCGTGATCCCCGGCATCGAGGTGAGCACCTCCGACGGTCCGCACATCCTCATGTATTTCTACGAGACCAGGGACATGTCGGCGTTCTGGCGCAAATACATACGTCCCAACCTGCAGAGCTGCCCATGGTTGGCATTGAAGGACATGTCCACCGAGAAACTCCTCTACACCATCGAACAGGAGGATATCCACTGTGTCGTTTCCGCCGCACACCCGCTAGGTTATTTCGGTACCAACAAGGGGGTGGAGATATGCATAGAGAAGGGTTATCTCAGCGAGGATATCGTGAAGATGCTCGACGCATACGAGGTCATATGCAGCGGGATGACCCATTCCAGCAACCTGAGGGCCTTGGCCGCCGCAGAGCAGTACGGTCTTAGCTATACTGGAGGGACCGACGGCCATATGCTGGAAGAGGTGGGCAACGTCATAACCGCGGTACAGGCATCGAACCGCGAGGAGTTCCTGGACGGGATAAAGGGCGGTTACAGCCTGGTCATCGGACAGGAGAAATCGGTGATCAAGAAGGCCAAGATGGGGTCGGAATCCTTCGTCCGTTTCATGGAGCACGCCCCCTCGGCCTTCTATGTACAGACCAGGTCGGGGGTGCGCTCCATCCGGCGTTCCGGATCGAAGATCGGTTCCAAGATCAAGGACAGGATCAGAAACCAAGGTCCTCGCCGACGAGGATGA
- a CDS encoding lactate utilization protein encodes MTSRADIEKIKKKRYEALAPILIENLESRQYEAYYVDNGEEAVKKALSLMPAKSSVSWGGSATIEEIGLLDKVKSGPYKVLDRSEASTPEEKEDMLRRALSVDFYLTSFNGVSMDGIVFNIDGTGNRVAAITFGPRNVIAVVGMNKVCKDQEQALARAEDIAAQMNAARFGMEDTLFTDGDVTDDCKAPKSICNFIEQIVFCGKPKRIKVILVGEDLGF; translated from the coding sequence ATGACCAGCAGGGCAGACATCGAGAAGATCAAGAAGAAGAGATACGAGGCACTGGCACCCATACTCATAGAGAATCTGGAAAGCAGACAGTATGAGGCGTATTACGTCGATAACGGCGAAGAGGCCGTGAAGAAGGCCCTGTCCCTCATGCCGGCCAAATCCTCGGTTTCATGGGGAGGGTCCGCAACCATCGAGGAGATAGGCCTGTTGGACAAGGTGAAATCCGGACCGTACAAGGTACTCGACCGCTCCGAGGCCTCCACCCCCGAGGAAAAGGAGGACATGCTGAGACGCGCACTTTCCGTAGACTTCTATCTGACCAGTTTCAACGGCGTGAGCATGGATGGCATAGTCTTCAACATCGACGGCACCGGAAACCGCGTCGCCGCCATCACGTTCGGACCGAGGAACGTCATAGCGGTCGTCGGCATGAACAAGGTATGCAAGGATCAGGAACAGGCACTGGCAAGGGCGGAGGACATCGCCGCACAGATGAATGCGGCCCGTTTCGGCATGGAAGACACCCTCTTCACCGACGGAGATGTGACCGACGACTGCAAAGCACCGAAGTCCATATGCAACTTCATCGAACAGATAGTGTTCTGCGGGAAACCGAAGAGGATCAAGGTCATCCTCGTCGGCGAGGACCTTGGTTTCTGA